The genomic region GAACTGGACGATCATGGCTCCGCCAATAATAACAATGAGTCCGATCCAGGTAGCGGGGGGTATGTTTTCCTTGAATACAAATCGTCCAAAGAGCACGCTGATGAGCGCAAAAATCGCCACGTAAATGCCGAGCAGTTTCGAGAAATCCCACCTCACGGTATTGACGATGATCCCGTAACAACCCAACATAGCGCATCCCGTAAGGACGAGGGAGAAACAGCGTCCGCGAAGCCCCTTCCGGATAACCGCATCGCCTCCTGCTTCCAGGATTGCCGAAAAAATGAAGATAAGCCAGATAAGGTATGTCATTCTCCCCTCATGCGACACATTATTATGTTCCATCATATGTCAGATAGTTGCTGCACTTTTTGCTTGTCCCCGAAGCTCTATGATGTCATCAAGGGAATAAACGAAAACCTTATCGTCTCCATACACGGTGCCCTCCGCGCTCTCCTCTATTGCGCCTAACACCCTTTCCAGGTCCTTTTCGGCCACATCCAGGTCAATCTTTGTCTTGGAGAGGAACGCCGGTGCCCACTTGCTTTCATACTTACCACCTCTGCAGTACCCAGCCTGACCGCCCAACCAGCGCATCTTTGATACTGTCATTTTAGTGATACCTATCCTTGTGAGTGCCCTCTTTACATCATTGACCTTAAACGAAGCAATGACTACCTCGATCTTTTTCATCTTAATACTCCTTTCTTTTGTATTGGGGAGCTTTGAAACCGCTCGTCCCTTATCCGATGGTACTTTCTCTCTGTCCGGTGCTCACCCGAACGGTTTCGGTAATGTCGTATATGAAGATCCTCCCGTCTCCTGCCGTCCCCGTTGTACCGGCCTCGCATATGGCCCGTACGATCTTGTCAACATCAGGATCATCGACTACAATTTCAAGCTTTGCTTTGGTGAGCAAAGCGGTCTTGTATTTCTTTCCGCGAAACTCCTGCTCGATGCCCTTTTGCTTTCCCTGGCCTTCAATCTCGCTGAACATAAGACCTGGACAGCCCGCCTTTTCCAGGGCTGTATATACGTCTCCTACCTTCGCGGGACGAATTATTGCTTCGATCTTTTTCATGGCATCCTCCTTATATGGCCTCGATTCCTCGTTCGCCTGTGCGTATCCTCATGGCTTCCGATGCGTCAACAACAAATATTTTACCATCGCCCACATTGCCGGTGCGGGCCGCCTCGCCGATGATGTCCATAACGGCCTGGACATCCCATTCTCTGACCAGAACATCGACTTTTATCTTGGGCACGAAGGTGATTTGCTCACCATCGGCGCCACCATTCGTGTTGCCTTTTTGTCTGCCGAAGCCCTTAACTTTGGTCACGGTCATCCCCATGATGTAGTCTTCTTCTTTCAAAGCATCGACGACGATGTTCAACTGCTCGGGCCGGATCATACCGGACACCATTTTGAAACGATAGGTTTTGCGCACCGTTGTCATGGCCACGTAAATCGCAGCAATTATGGCCCATCCACCGGCGAGCATAAAACATATCTTGGCTTCTGCCTTTGCATCGGCATTACCCGTGGTATAGAGATAAAGAATCGCGACCACCATGAGTGCATTCACCATAACGCCCAGTGTGGGGATTAGGGCATGTTTAAGAGCGCTAAAATCTGGTCTTCCTTTGAAGGCTATGATGGTCCATACGCAAGTGAGCCCGTAGAGGATAAAAGTCCCGAGGTTTGAAGCAAGCGCAATGCCCGTCAAACCCACCACGCTTTGAACACCAATCACACCGATCACGGAGACGGCAATGATCAGGGCCACCAACGCCATGTGAGGCGTTCTGAATTCAGGGTGAATAAAACTTAAACCCGAGGGTAATTCCCGGTCATCCGCCATACCTGCGGAAATCCTCATAGCCGTGTTCATGGCCGAGAGAGTGGTTCCCAGTATTGCTATAGCAACGGTAACAGCCATAGTGATCATGAGACCGAAGCCTATTCCCGGCACGATACTGTCGCCCAGTAGTTTCACGAGGTCTCCCAGAGGAGCGCTCGATGCAGCGGCCGCGGCCATACCCGTACTTGTAACCTTGCCCGCCACATTGACGAGCTTGTCGCTTATCATGTAGCTTCCGGCAAAGTATTCGATGAGATAGGCGAAGACCCCCTGGATCAAAAGCGATATGATGATGGCCTTAGGTATGGTTTTCCCCGCGTTCTTTGTCTCAGCCGATAAGGCGGTGCAGCTCTCAAATCCGACGAGGATCAATATGGCTATGGTTGACTGGACTACTATACCGGTCAGCGCGTGGGGCTTGATAATGTCAAGCCCGCCTGAAAAAGCCCACTGGGTGACGTGTTGCGGGTTGGCAATCCGGTACCAGATAGCAAGGCCGCTAAAGACAATGAGGGTGGCCCATTGGATTATGTTGATCCCGATAGAAGTCATGGTTGACCCCGTCACCCCTCGGTACGCAATGTAACCCGTCACGATCGTGAAGACCACGCAGATGATCGCCTGGTTCGTGATGGACAGATCAGCGCCCGTAAATTGATTGTAGATATAGGCAATCAAT from Syntrophorhabdaceae bacterium harbors:
- a CDS encoding P-II family nitrogen regulator, whose translation is MKKIEVVIASFKVNDVKRALTRIGITKMTVSKMRWLGGQAGYCRGGKYESKWAPAFLSKTKIDLDVAEKDLERVLGAIEESAEGTVYGDDKVFVYSLDDIIELRGQAKSAATI
- a CDS encoding P-II family nitrogen regulator, with amino-acid sequence MANQQVKEGAILPKLGLTGATMNAAALIAPGAFLWITYQLQAAATTPNGASAASDIWMGIVLALFVAFLTALSYAQLAKIYPEAGFASCAYFAEKAWLDAKSEKRSGPKSMARISKLATGWSAHLFYWAYSGVMAAMMATLIAYIYNQFTGADLSITNQAIICVVFTIVTGYIAYRGVTGSTMTSIGINIIQWATLIVFSGLAIWYRIANPQHVTQWAFSGGLDIIKPHALTGIVVQSTIAILILVGFESCTALSAETKNAGKTIPKAIIISLLIQGVFAYLIEYFAGSYMISDKLVNVAGKVTSTGMAAAAASSAPLGDLVKLLGDSIVPGIGFGLMITMAVTVAIAILGTTLSAMNTAMRISAGMADDRELPSGLSFIHPEFRTPHMALVALIIAVSVIGVIGVQSVVGLTGIALASNLGTFILYGLTCVWTIIAFKGRPDFSALKHALIPTLGVMVNALMVVAILYLYTTGNADAKAEAKICFMLAGGWAIIAAIYVAMTTVRKTYRFKMVSGMIRPEQLNIVVDALKEEDYIMGMTVTKVKGFGRQKGNTNGGADGEQITFVPKIKVDVLVREWDVQAVMDIIGEAARTGNVGDGKIFVVDASEAMRIRTGERGIEAI
- a CDS encoding P-II family nitrogen regulator; this encodes MKKIEAIIRPAKVGDVYTALEKAGCPGLMFSEIEGQGKQKGIEQEFRGKKYKTALLTKAKLEIVVDDPDVDKIVRAICEAGTTGTAGDGRIFIYDITETVRVSTGQRESTIG